A stretch of Cicer arietinum cultivar CDC Frontier isolate Library 1 chromosome 5, Cicar.CDCFrontier_v2.0, whole genome shotgun sequence DNA encodes these proteins:
- the LOC140920413 gene encoding uncharacterized protein has product MDRKWISANRLSKEYEIGVKEFVEFAVKNAKDPNRVVCPCLKCCFGKRVREDELEGHLVCNGIDQSYTCWIRHGEKKKGNINFENSSTYASTDFDTDTYEPDRVDEIAKAVEEDLRDCPKMFESLLSDAEKELYNGCTKFTRLSAILKLYNLKASNGWSDKSFTELLTLIKDMLPDDNELPSRTYEAKRILCSIGMSYERIHACPNDCILFRNEYELLKACPKCNVSRYKKKESTPAKVVWYFPIIPRFRRMYRSEEDSKHLTWHADERIRDGMFRHPADSPQWAKIDHEYPEFGIESRNLRLALSTDGMNPHGLQSISHSTWPVILVIYNLPPWLCMKRKFMMLSLLISGPKQPGNDIDVYLTPLIENLKNNQKFSYKER; this is encoded by the exons atggataggaaatggatttcagccaatcgattgtcaaaagagtatgaaattggagtgaaggagtttgttgagtttgcagtgaagaatgcaaaagatccaaatagagtagtttgtccttgtttaaaatgttgttttggaaaacgtgttagagaagatgaattagaaggacatctagtatgtaatggaattgatcaaagctacacatgttggataagacatggtgagaaaaaaaaaggaaacattaattttgagaatagttctacatatgcttcaactgatttcgatacagatacatatgagccggaccgagttgatgagattgcaaaagcagttgaagaagatcttcgagattgtcctaaaatgtttgaaagtttgttgagtgatgcagagaaagaattatataatggttgtactaaattcacaagactgtcagcgatattaaagttgtacaacttaaaagcgagtaatggatggtctgataaaagctttacggaattattaacactcataaaagatatgttgccagatgataatgaacttcccagtcggacctatgaggctaaacggattttgtgttctattggaatgagttacgaaaggattcatgcgtgtcctaacgattgcattttatttcgaaacgaatatgaactacttaaggcgtgtccgaaatgcaatgtctctcgatataagaagaaagaatctactccagcaaaagtcgtgtggtattttcctataataccaagatttaggcgcatgtatcgcagtgaagaagattcaaaacacttgacatggcatgcagatgaaagaattagagatggaatgtttcgacaccctgcagattccccacaatgggcaaaaattgatcacgagtatcctgaattcgggatagagtcaagaaatctaagacttgcactttctactgatggaatgaatccacatggtcttcaaagcatctcacatagcacgtggcctgtgattttggtaatatataacctacctccatggttatgtatgaagcgtaagtttatgatgttgtctctgttaatttctggacccaaacaaccggggaatgatatcgacgtatacttgactcctctaatcgaaaatttaaaaa ATAACCAAAAGTTTTCATACAAGGAGAGATAA